The following proteins are co-located in the Paralichthys olivaceus isolate ysfri-2021 chromosome 10, ASM2471397v2, whole genome shotgun sequence genome:
- the scn1laa gene encoding sodium channel, voltage-gated, type I-like, alpha, producing the protein MAQLLVPPGPDSFRPFSRESLKAIERRIAEEKAKRPKGEKRKRKDENGLKASRDLEAGKSLPRLYRDIPKGMVSTPLEDLDPYYANQRTFIVLNRGKFIFRFNASPAFYLLSPFNLLRRISIKILVHSLFNVMIMCTILTNCVFMTLTRQPDWAKNVEYTFTAIYTFEFVVKILALGFCIGKFTFLRDPWNWLDFCVIVMAYVTEIVDLGNFSALRTFRVLRAFKAISVIPGLKTIVAALFQSVKKLSNVMILTVFCLSVFALIGLQLFKGQLKQKCVWNPENIKYNESDVNNTAYWLDKRNQYYIPGKKDPLLCGKGSGAGQCPEGYSCEKVGNNPDYGYTSFDTFGWAFLSLFRLMTQDYWENLYQQTLRASGKPYMMFFVLVIFLGSFYLINLILAVVAMAYEEQSQATIKEAKEKEEEYKAMMEQLSRQQDAAATAASAETGEITDEAGGTESSSSVSKLSSKSAKERRNRRRKRKEEEGKEAEEKLPKSELQDNMKMARCRFSVDANLLNHDRKCSSTHQSFLSFRGPLFSPRRNSRTSVFSFRSQAQDVGSENEFADDESSIFEDDLSQRGSLFLPRRFDRRSSSMSQCSFLSHRVFPPSGIKHSSVDCNGVVTLVGGISLPSSPVALCLPKVTVDMAPAIDNADTTEYRQATGGPNQEFMDFLDGPEARQRAHSIASVITSTMEELEESRQKCPPCWYNFARIFLIWDCCPVWLKIKKVVNLIVMDPFVDLTITICIVLNTLFMAMEHHPMSKDFFHMLTVGNQVFTGIFTVEMVLKIIAMDPYSYFQVGWNIFDGIIVTSSVMELCLENVVGMSVLRSFRLLRVFKLAKSWPTLNTLIKIIGNSVGALGNLTLVLAIIVFIFAVVGVQLFGKKYKDCVCKISVDCTLPRWHMSDFPHSFLIVFRVLCGEWIETMWDCMEVAGRWKCLAVYMMVMVIGNLVVLNLFLALLLSSFSADNLAATEKDEEMNNLQIAIGRIQKGIAFVKSMFQSSCNNICLRDKKKAKSDDKSLDELQKPMGPNGVPNHTIKDFPKNGNGDVTGVDKNGDKYIVSSKSDDSIMSFINNPSLTVTVPIALGESDFDNLNTEDFSSASSEPAVCNVTEEDDGQLSTSEGSTVDGLGAGEGESLDFELEEFIDPDACFPEGCVQRFKCCQVNVDVGWWKIWWTLRKTCYRIVEHSWFESFIIFMILLSSGALAFEDIYIEKRKTIKTMLEFADKIFTYIFILEMLLKWVAYGFAKYFTNAWCWLDFLIVDVSLVSLVANTMGYSELGTIKSLRTLRALRPLRALSRFEGMRVVVNALLGAIPSIFNVLLVCLIFWLIFSIMGVNLFAGKFNYCLNKTTNKRFPSSEVKNKTQCQSLVKEMASWKNVKINFDNVGMGYVALLQVATFKGWMDIMYAAVDSQSKYDEQPEYEINMIMYMYFVIFIIFGAFFALNLFIGVIIDNFNQQKKKFGGQDIFMTEEQKKYYNAMKKLGSKKPQKPIPRPSSKIQGYIFDFTTKQAFDIVIMVLIWLNMVTMMVETDEQEESTAIILYRINLVFICIFSGECLLKMISLRHYFFTNGWNVFDFIVVILSIIGLFLSEVIDKYFLSPTLFRVIRLARIGRVLRLIKGAKGIRTLLFALMMSLPALFNIGLLLFLVMFIYAIFGMSSFAYVKKEAGIDDLFNFETFGNSMICLFQITTSAGWDGLLAPILNKDEDCDKNKMHPGSSIVGDCGNTAVGIAFFVSYIIICFLIVVNMYIAVILENFSVATEESADPLSEDDFEMFYEVWERFDPHVSQFMEYNKLSDFADDLDPPLRIAKPNKLELMSMDLPMVSGERIHCLDILFAFTKRVLGEGGEMDVLRGQMEERFMASNPSKVSYEPITTTLRRKHEEMSAIVIQRAFREYAKNNPACKPSDTPSDDIQKNETLIDNEEVITDELRRKSSADKSELAPSSASHLSSNSMTTNGKDKYEKDKSEKEVEGKDVQEQDK; encoded by the exons ATGGCACAGCTGCTTGTACCGCCAGGTCCAGACAGCTTCCGCCCATTCAGTCGCGAGTCCCTCAAAGCCATTGAGAGACGGATTGCGGAGGAAAAGGCCAAGAGGCCCAagggtgaaaaaagaaaacgcaAGGATGAGAACGGGCTCAAGGCCAGCCGCGACCTGGAGGCCGGCAAATCTCTCCCACGTCTGTATCGGGACATTCCTAAAGGCATGGTGTCGACTCCACTGGAGGACCTGGATCCATACTACGCCAATCAGAGA accTTCATAGTATTAAACAGAGGAAAGTTCATCTTCCGCTTCAACGCCTCTCCTGCCTTCTACCTCCTGAGCCCTTTCAACCTTCTTAGAAGAATATCAATCAAGATTTTGGTACACTCAT TGTTCAACGTGATGATCATGTGCACCATCCTCACTAACTGTGTATTTATGACACTGACCAGACAGCCTGACTGGGCAAAGAATGTGGA gtACACTTTCACTGCCATCTATACCTTTGAGTTTGTCGTTAAAATTTTAGCTCTAGGATTCTGTATAGGAAAGTTCACGTTTCTAAGAGATCCCTGGAACTGGCTGGATTTCTGTGTCATTGTTATGGC ATATGTAACAGAGATTGTGGACCTTGGCAACTTTTCTGCTCTTCGCACGTTCAGAGTACTGAGAGCTTTCAAAGCTATTTCAGTTATCCCAG GCCTGAAGACCATCGTTGCTGCATTGTTCCAGTCAGTGAAGAAGCTTTCAAACGTGATGATCCTCACTGTCTTCTGCTTGAGCGTCTTCGCACTCATAGGGTTACAGTTGTTTAAGGGCCAATTAAAGCAAAAGTGTGTCTGGAAtccagaaaatataaaatacaacgAGTCAGACGTGAACAATACCGCGTATTGGCTTGATAAGC GTAATCAATATTACATTCCCGGCAAAAAAGATCCACTGCTTTGTGGAAAAGGAAGTGGAGCTGG GCAGTGTCCGGAGGGTTACTCCTGTGAGAAAGTGGGAAACAACCCAGACTATGGCTACACCAGTTTTGACACATTTGGTTGGGCCTTCCTCTCACTGTTCAGACTGATGACACAGGATTACTGGGAAAACCTTTATCAACAG ACGCTGCGTGCATCAGGGAAGCCCTACATGATGTTTTTTGTGCTGGTGATATTCCTCGGCTCCTTCTACCTTATCAACCTGATCTTGGCTGTAGTGGCCATGGCCTATGAGGAGCAGAGCCAGGCCACCATCAAAGAGGccaaggagaaggaggaggagtacAAGGCCATGATGGAGCAGCTGAGTCGGCAGCAGGAT GCAGCAGCAACCGCAGCTTCTGCTGAGACTGGGGAGATCACTGACGAAGCTGGCGGCACCGAGAGCTCTTCCAGTGTCTCCAAGCTCAGCTCTAAAAGTGCCAAAGAGAGACGCAACAGgcggaggaaaagaaaggaggaggagggcaaaGAGGCCGAAGAGAAGCTTCCTAAGTCAGAGTTGCAGGACAATATGAAGATGGCCCGCTGCCGTTTTTCCGTGGATGCAAACCTGCTCAATCATGATAGGAAGTGCTCGTCCACACATCAG TCCTTTCTGAGTTTTCGTGGACCCCTCTTCTCACCCAGACGGAACAGCAGGACCAGCGTTTTCAGTTTCCGAAGCCAAGCGCAGGACGTGGGCTCAGAGAACGAGTTTGCCGATGATGAGAGCAGTATTTTTGAGGACGACCTTAGTCAAAGAGGCTCTTTATTCCTTCCACGGCGCTTTGATCGGCGCAGCAGCAGTATGAGCCAATGCAGCTTCTTGTCGCATCGCGTGTTTCCACCCAGCGGGATCAAGCACAGCTCAGTAGACTGCAACGGCGTGGTGACTCTAGTGGGTGGGATTTCTCTCCCGTCATCACCTGTGGCGCTCTGTCTGCCTAAAGTGACAGTAGATATGGCCCCCGCTATAGACAAC GCTGACACCACTGAGTACAGACAGGCCACTGGAGGGCCAAACCAGGAGTTCATGGACTTCCTTGACGGCCCAGAGGCCAGACAGAGAGCCCACAGTATAGCCAGTGTCATAACCAGCACCATGGAGG AGCTTGAAGAGTCCAGGCAGAAGTGTCCTCCTTGTTGGTACAACTTTGCCCGAATATTCCTCATCTGGGACTGTTGTCCAGTCTGGCTAaagatcaagaaggtggttaaTTTAATTGTGATGGACCCATTTGTGGACCTGACAATCACCATCTGCATTGTACTCAACACATTGTTTATGGCCATGGAGCATCATCCAATGTCCAAAGACTTCTTCCATATGCTGACTGTGGGCAACCAG GTATTCACAGGCATCTTCACTGTTGAAATGGTCCTCAAGATCATTGCGATGGACCCATACTCTTACTTCCAGGTAGGGTGGAATATCTTTGACGGAATCATTGTCACTTCAAGCGTGATGGAGCTGTGTTTGGAAAATGTGGTTGGCATGTCTGTTCTGAGGTCCTTCAGATTG ctgAGAGTGTTCAAGTTGGCTAAATCATGGCCCACTCTCAACACACTGATCAAAATAATTGGTAATTCAGTGGGGGCTCTGGGCAACCTGACCCTGGTACTGGCCATTATCGTCTTCATCTTTGCCGTGGTGGGCGTGCAGCtgtttggaaaaaaatacaaggactgtgtgtgtaaaatctcCGTCGACTGCACTCTGCCGAGATGGCACATGAGCGATTTCCCCCATTCATTCCTCATTGTGTTCCGAGTGCTTTGTGGAGAGTGGATAGAGACCATGTGGGACTGTATGGAGGTGGCAGGGAGGTGGAAGTGCTTGGCTGTCTACATGATGGTCATGGTTATTGGAAACCTGGTG GTGTTGAATCTGTTCCTGGCCCTGCTGCTGAGCTCATTCAGTGCTGACAACCTGGCAGCAACAGAAAAGGACGAAGAGATGAACAATTTGCAGATTGCTATTGGACGCATTCAAAAGGGCATAGCCTTTGTCAAGTCAATGTTCCAGAGCAGCTGTAACAACATATGTCTCAGGGATAAGAAGAAAGCGAAGAGTGATGACAAATCTCTGGATGAACTCCAAAAACCTATGGGGCCAAACGGCGTCCCCAACCACACCATCAAAGACTTCCCTAAGAATGGCAACGGGGACGTGACTGGTGTGGACAAAAATGGAGACAAGTACATCGTCAGCAGCAAGAGCGACGATTCTATAATGTCTTTCATCAACAATCCTAGTCTGACCGTCACTGTTCCCATCGCTTTGGGAGAGTCTGACTTTGATAACCTCAACACGGAGGACTTCAGCAGTGCCTCATCTGAACCGGCAGTATGCAATGTG ACTGAAGAAGATGATGGGCAGCTCAGCACCTCCGAGGGCAGCACCGTGGACGGTTTGGGAGCTGGGGAGGGAGAGTCTCTTGACTTCGAACTTGAGGAATTTATAGATCCTGATGCTTGCTTTCCTGAAG GCTGTGTGCAAAGGTTCAAGTGTTGTCAGGTGAACGTGGACGTGGGCTGGTGGAAGATATGGTGGACGCTGAGAAAGACCTGTTACCGGATAGTGGAGCACAGCTGGTTCGAGAGCTTCATCATCTTTATGATCCTGCTCAGCAGTGGAGCTTTG GCTTTCGAAGATATCTACATTGAGAAGAGGAAGACCATTAAAACCATGTTGGAGTTTGCAGACAAAATCTTCACCTACATCTTCATTCTTGAGATGCTGTTGAAGTGGGTGGCATATGGATTTGCCAAATACTTCACCAATGCCTGGTGCTGGCTGGACTTCCTCATTGTTGAC GTTTCACTGGTGAGCTTGGTGGCCAACACCATGGGATATTCTGAATTGGGTACCATCAAGTCTCTGAGAACCCTGCGAGCATTGAGGCCCCTGAGAGCCTTGTCACGATTCGAGGGCATGCGG GTGGTTGTCAATGCCCTGCTGGGAGCCATCCCTTCTATCTTCAACGTGCTTCTGGTATGTCTCATATTTTGGCTCATCTTCAGCATCATGGGAGTCAACCTGTTTGCGGGGAAGTTCAACTATTGTCtcaacaaaaccacaaataaGCGTTTCCCTTCATCGGAGGtgaaaaacaagacacagtGTCAAAGCCTCGTCAAAGAAATGGCTAGCTGGAAGAATGTCAAAATCAACTTTGACAATGTTGGTATGGGTTACGTCGCACTGCTGCAAGTG GCTACATTTAAGGGCTGGATGGATATCATGTATGCTGCTGTGGACTCTCAAAGCAAG TATGACGAACAACCTGAGTATGAGATCAACATGATTATGTACATGTACTTTGTCATCTTCATCATATTTGGAGCCTTCTTTGCACTCAATCTCTTCATTGGTGTCATCATAGACAATTTCaatcagcaaaagaaaaag TTTGGAGGTCAAGACATCTTCATGACTGAAGAACAGAAGAAATACTACAACGCCATGAAAAAGCTTGGctcaaagaaaccacaaaaaCCTATTCCCAGACCATCA AGCAAGATTCAAGGATACATCTTTGACTTCACCACAAAACAAGCTTTTGATATTGTAATAATGGTTCTAATATGGCTCAATATGGTCACCATGATGGTAGAAACTGATGAACAGGAGGAAAGCACAGCCATCATCCTCTACAGGATTAATTTAGTGTTTATTTGCATCTTCAGTGGAGAATGTTTGTTGAAGATGATCTCTCTTCGTCATTACTTTTTCACAAATGGTTGGAATGTATTTGATTTCATCGTGGTCATCCTGTCAATCATTG GTTTGTTTCTCTCCGAAGTGATAGACAAGTATTTTCTTTCGCCAACCTTGTTCAGAGTCATCCGGTTGGCTCGCATTGGCCGCGTTCTACGCCTTATTAAAGGTGCCAAAGGAATCCGCACACTCTTGTTTGCCTTGATGATGTCACTCCCTGCCTTGTTCAACATCGGCCTCCTGCTCTTCTTGGTGATGTTTATTTATGCCATCTTCGGCATGTCAAGCTTTGCGTACGTCAAGAAAGAGGCTGGCATTGACGATCTTTTCAATTTTGAGACGTTTGGCAACAGCATGATCTGTCTGTTCCAGATCACCACTTCAGCAGGCTGGGATGGCCTACTCGCTCCCATTCTCAACAAAGATGAAGattgtgacaaaaataaaatgcatcccGGCAGCTCTATTGTAGGAGACTGTGGAAATACTGCTGTAGGGATTGCTTTCTTTGTGAGCTACATCATAATCTGTTTCCTGATTGTGGTGAACATGTACATTGCAGTCATCCTGGAAAACTTCAGTGTGGCCACTGAGGAGAGTGCAGACCCACTAAGCGAGGAtgattttgaaatgttctatgAGGTGTGGGAAAGGTTTGATCCTCATGTGTCACAATTCATGGAGTACAATAAGCTGTCCGATTTCGCAGACGACCTGGACCCGCCTTTGCGCATTGCCAAGCCTAACAAGCTCGAGCTGATGTCCATGGATCTTCCAATGGTGAGTGGTGAACGCATTCACTGCCTGGACATCCTGTTTGCATTCACAAAACGTGTTCTAGGTGAGGGTGGGGAGATGGATGTCCTGAGGGGGCAGATGGAGGAGCGCTTCATGGCCTCCAATCCCTCCAAAGTGTCCTATGAACCCATCACTACCACTCTCCGCCGCAAACACGAGGAAATGTCTGCCATCGTCATCCAGAGAGCATTCAGAGAGTATGCAAAGAACAATCCTGCCTGTAAACCCTCTGACACTCCCAGTGATGACATTCAAAAGAACGAAACACTCATTGACAATGAGGAGGTCATCACAGATGAACTAAGAAGAAAATCTAGCGCTGATAAAAGCGAACTAGCACCTTCATCTGCCTCTCACCTGTCATCTAACAGCATGACGACAAATGGGAAagacaaatatgaaaaagacaaaagcgaAAAGGAGGTTGAAGGCAAAGATGTCCAAGAGCAAGATAAATGA
- the slc38a11 gene encoding putative sodium-coupled neutral amino acid transporter 11 produces MAQQLTHEEGIMLIPPPKDASGARRSTTSATFNFINSIIGSGIIGLPYALNQAGLPLGLLLLVIVAFITDYSIILLIKGGNLSGTNSYQSLVQSTFGFPGFLILSALQFLYPFIAMVSYNITTADTMTKVFQRIPGVGPGHILAERHFVILLSTLVFTMPLSLYRNIEKLGKVSFLSMVLTLTILIIAIIRSATFGPQILPTQNAWAFAKWNAIQAVGVMSFAFICHHNSFLIYGSLEQPTLANWSRVTHLSVGSALIISAAFAVTGYTTFTGYTQGDIFENYCRNDNLATFGRFCFGLSIMTTFPLECFVTREVLSNVIFSRDLSKVEHVVITILIVAVCASISLAYDCLGVVLELNGALSATPLIFIIPSACILKLSSRRWFQGENLIATILIAVGLFVMITGLTMTGLNPQDCSHGVEMFYCADANISGTAPPV; encoded by the exons ATGGCTCAGCAG CTAACACATGAAGAAGGAATCATGTTAATTCCTCCACCAAAAGATGCATCAGGAGCGAGAAGGTCAACGACATCTGCAACCTTCAATTTCATCAATTCCATCATAGGATCAGGAATCATAG GTTTACCATATGCACTGAACCAGGCAGGGCTCCCCCTTGGCCTCCTGCTTCTGGTCATTGTTGCATTCATCACAG ATTATTCCATCATCTTATTAATCAAAGGAGGGAACCTGTCGGGGACAAACAGTTATCAGTCTCTGGTGCAGAGCACATTTGGTTTCCCTGGGTTTCTGATTTTATCTGCGCTGCAGTTCCTTTATCCTTTCATCG ctaTGGTTAGTTACAACATCACAACCGCTGACACAATGACCAAAGTATTTCAGAGAATACCAGGAG TTGGTCCAGGTCACATACTTGCAGAGCGTCACTTTGTGATCTTGCTGTCAACGCTGGTGTTCACAATGCCTCTCTCACTTTATCGAAACATAGAGAAACTGGGGAAG GTGTCCTTCCTGTCAATGGTGCTGACACTTACCATCCTCATCATTGCAATAATCCGATCAGCTACCTTTGGACCCCAAAT cCTACCTACACAGAATGCATGGGCATTTGCAAAGTGGAATGCAATTCAGGCAGTTGGTGTTATGTCTTTTG CCTTTATATGCCATCACAACAGCTTCCTTATCTATGGTTCCCTGGAGCAGCCCACTCTGGCTAACTGGTCTCGAGTCACCCACCTCTCAGTCGGTTCTGCGCTTATAATCAGTGCTGCGTTTGCTGTCACTGGCTACACCACCTTCACCGGCTACACACAGG GAGACATATTTGAGAACTACTGCAGGAATGATAACCTGGCAACATTTGGTCGTTTCTGCTTTGGCCTCAGTATAATGACCACATTTCCACTGGAGTGTTTTGTGACACGAGAG GTGTTGTCCAACGTCATTTTCAGTCGGGACCTTTCAAAAGTTGAACATGTGGTCATAACCATTCTCATAGTTGCAGTTTGCGCATCAATATCTTTGGCCTATGACTGTCTCGGAGTAGTTTTGGAGCTGAAT GGTGCTCTGAGTGCCACACCCCTGATCTTCATCATTCCGTCAGCGTGCATCCTCAAACTCTCCTCTCGCCGCTGGTTCCAGGGTGAAAACTTGATCGCCACCATCTTGATAGCAGTCGGCTTGTTCGTCATGATCACCGGGTTGACCATGACCGGCCTCAACCCACAAGACTGTTCGCACGGCGTGGAGATGTTCTACTGTGCGGACGCCAACATCTCTGGCACTGCACCACCAGTATGA